The proteins below are encoded in one region of Sedimentibacter sp. zth1:
- a CDS encoding ribosomal-processing cysteine protease Prp, with amino-acid sequence MTRVTIHKTNDRIVGFIIDGHTGFANSGEDIVCASVSLLATTVINSLNIVAKIDEKDINFYIDEELGFLSLDTKNSINDKSDVIYNTFLVGIQLLIQDYSDYITLKLEEV; translated from the coding sequence ATGACTAGAGTAACAATACATAAAACAAACGATAGAATTGTCGGTTTTATTATTGACGGTCATACTGGATTTGCTAATTCAGGGGAAGATATAGTATGCGCTTCCGTATCGCTTTTGGCAACAACTGTTATTAATTCACTTAATATAGTTGCTAAAATTGATGAAAAAGATATAAATTTTTATATTGACGAAGAGCTAGGTTTTTTAAGCCTAGATACCAAAAATAGTATTAATGATAAGTCGGATGTAATATATAATACTTTTTTAGTAGGAATTCAATTATTAATACAAGATTACAGTGATTATATTACACTCAAACTAGAGGAGGTGTAA
- the rplU gene encoding 50S ribosomal protein L21, whose amino-acid sequence MYAVIETGGKQYRVQEGDVLRVEKLNVADGAAVKFDKVLLVANDSNLNVGKPYVEGAIVEATVEKQGKNKKVIAYKFKRKIDYRNKKGHRQPYTQVKIEKIVG is encoded by the coding sequence ATGTACGCAGTAATTGAAACAGGTGGAAAACAGTACAGAGTTCAAGAAGGTGACGTTTTAAGAGTTGAAAAACTTAACGTAGCTGACGGAGCAGCAGTAAAATTTGACAAAGTTCTATTAGTAGCTAATGATTCTAACTTAAACGTTGGAAAACCATATGTTGAAGGTGCTATAGTTGAAGCAACAGTTGAAAAACAAGGCAAAAACAAAAAAGTTATAGCTTATAAATTCAAACGTAAAATTGATTATAGAAACAAAAAAGGACATCGTCAACCATATACACAAGTTAAAATAGAAAAAATAGTTGGTTAA
- the rodA gene encoding rod shape-determining protein RodA produces MFKKENRFIKKFDFLLLLTTFVLVFFGLVIIKSSTMSYASGSYRYLRTQTLAFVLGSIVVIVLLLIDYEIYGYFYIPIYVISNILLIAVILFGHGAAEWGASNWLKIGPISFQPSEIAKFGIIISLAKFIDKNKEKINEPFILIKILAFAFLPVALILLQPDLGTALVFVFFIIIMIFSAGLSYKYIWPFVLLGIILLIAGVIFLNFYVDDYIIGDNYMLDRIMMFLYPEMDPSGKGYQVIQSKIAIGSGEMFGRGLFLGVQNQYGFLPTKETDFIFAVVCEELGFVGGIALIMLYALLLLRLIKIAKTAKDTFGSLIVIGIMGMFLFHILENIGMTMGLMPVTGIPLPFVSYGGTFMLMNMFSIGLVLQVGLHRGKQDLYN; encoded by the coding sequence TGCTTCAGGTAGTTATAGATATCTAAGAACTCAAACATTAGCATTTGTGCTTGGTTCAATAGTAGTAATAGTGTTACTTCTTATAGATTATGAGATATATGGTTATTTTTATATTCCTATATATGTTATTTCAAATATATTGTTAATTGCAGTAATATTGTTTGGACATGGTGCAGCTGAGTGGGGGGCAAGTAACTGGTTGAAAATTGGACCAATAAGCTTTCAACCATCAGAAATTGCAAAGTTTGGTATTATTATTTCTTTAGCAAAATTCATAGATAAAAATAAAGAAAAAATAAATGAACCATTTATATTAATAAAAATTTTGGCTTTTGCATTTTTGCCTGTTGCATTAATTTTATTGCAACCTGACTTAGGAACAGCTTTAGTATTTGTGTTCTTTATTATTATTATGATTTTCTCGGCAGGATTGAGCTATAAATACATATGGCCATTTGTTTTGCTGGGTATAATACTTTTGATTGCTGGTGTAATATTCTTGAATTTCTATGTTGATGATTACATTATTGGTGATAATTATATGCTTGATAGAATAATGATGTTTCTATATCCTGAAATGGATCCTTCGGGGAAAGGTTATCAAGTTATACAATCTAAAATTGCAATAGGCTCAGGTGAAATGTTTGGTAGAGGTTTGTTTTTAGGTGTACAAAATCAATATGGATTTTTACCAACAAAGGAAACAGATTTTATCTTTGCAGTTGTATGTGAAGAATTAGGATTTGTAGGTGGAATAGCGCTGATTATGCTATATGCATTGCTTCTGCTCAGACTGATAAAAATAGCAAAAACTGCAAAAGACACATTTGGTTCTTTGATAGTTATAGGAATTATGGGAATGTTTTTGTTTCATATATTAGAAAACATAGGTATGACTATGGGGTTAATGCCTGTTACTGGAATACCATTACCTTTTGTGAGTTATGGAGGAACATTTATGCTAATGAATATGTTTAGTATTGGTTTGGTTTTGCAGGTAGGACTCCATAGGGGAAAACAGGATTTATATAATTAA
- a CDS encoding lactate utilization protein, which yields MNFVNETYKIQANTIIKNLNKRFMEGYYCKTKEEAKTKVLSLISENSSVSWGGSMTLDEIGIKEALGNKNLNVINRDNGKTPEEKKKLMKDALTCDYFLTSTNAITLDGELINIDGNANRVAAICFGPENVIVVAGMNKVVANVETGIDRVHTNACAPNCIRFNLKNPCSVTGKCTNCIDTSICAQMLITRLSKVHNRIKVVLVGESLGF from the coding sequence ATGAATTTTGTAAACGAGACTTATAAAATACAAGCTAATACCATAATTAAAAATTTAAATAAAAGATTTATGGAAGGATATTATTGTAAAACTAAAGAAGAAGCTAAAACCAAGGTGCTTTCTTTAATTAGTGAAAATTCGTCTGTTTCTTGGGGTGGCTCAATGACGCTTGACGAAATTGGTATAAAAGAAGCGTTAGGTAATAAAAACTTAAATGTAATTAATAGAGACAACGGAAAAACTCCTGAAGAAAAGAAAAAGCTTATGAAAGATGCATTAACATGCGACTATTTTTTAACAAGTACTAATGCTATCACTCTTGACGGCGAGTTAATAAATATTGATGGCAATGCAAACCGTGTTGCTGCAATATGTTTCGGACCAGAAAACGTAATAGTTGTTGCTGGGATGAACAAGGTTGTAGCAAATGTAGAAACTGGAATTGATAGAGTTCATACAAATGCATGTGCACCAAACTGTATTAGATTTAATTTAAAAAATCCATGTTCGGTAACAGGCAAATGTACAAATTGTATTGACACATCTATTTGTGCTCAAATGTTAATAACAAGACTATCAAAAGTTCACAATCGTATAAAAGTTGTATTAGTAGGAGAAAGCTTAGGATTCTAA
- the rpmA gene encoding 50S ribosomal protein L27 → MLLKLNLQLFAHKKGVGSSKNGRDSESKRLGVKKGDGQHVVAGNILVRQRGTKLHPGLNVGIGSDDTLYTKINGVVKFERKDKTRKQVSVYPFVKEAQ, encoded by the coding sequence ATGTTATTGAAGTTAAATTTGCAATTATTTGCACATAAAAAAGGTGTTGGTAGTTCTAAGAACGGTCGTGATAGTGAGTCAAAAAGACTTGGTGTAAAAAAAGGCGACGGACAACACGTTGTAGCTGGAAACATACTTGTTAGACAAAGAGGAACTAAGCTTCACCCAGGATTAAATGTTGGAATCGGTAGTGATGATACATTATATACAAAAATTAATGGTGTTGTTAAGTTCGAAAGAAAAGACAAAACAAGAAAACAAGTAAGTGTATATCCATTTGTAAAAGAGGCACAATAA
- a CDS encoding rhodanese-like domain-containing protein, which translates to MVIKQDTVKKYFSDVKNGCNNLIDCQNLYKFIEAKEDMFLLDIRKKEDFAKNHIEGSIHCDWSEVFDFIEEDILPIDKKIVVICYSGQTAGQVVGVLKTLGYDACSLMGGMNNGWMKNSMPIKATCST; encoded by the coding sequence ATGGTTATTAAACAAGATACAGTTAAAAAATATTTTTCAGATGTAAAAAATGGATGCAATAATCTAATTGATTGTCAAAATTTATACAAATTTATTGAAGCAAAAGAAGATATGTTTTTGCTTGATATTAGAAAAAAAGAAGATTTTGCTAAAAACCATATTGAAGGTTCAATTCATTGTGATTGGAGCGAAGTATTTGATTTTATCGAAGAAGATATATTACCAATTGATAAGAAAATAGTTGTAATTTGTTATAGTGGACAAACTGCAGGTCAAGTTGTTGGTGTACTTAAAACTTTAGGATATGATGCTTGTTCTCTTATGGGTGGAATGAATAACGGTTGGATGAAAAATTCTATGCCAATTAAAGCAACATGCTCTACATGA